ATGCGGCCGTCCACCAGCGCCATGTCCACGATGTGGCGCAGGAACACCTCCGCCTCCGGGCTGCCGCGCGGCACCAGGCGCTCGAAGAGCTGGGGCCCGGCGTTGAGCGCCATCTCCACGTTGGCCCACGACACGCTCCAGCGCTCCGCGCACAGCTTGAGCAGGCGGCGCTCGGCGCTGCTGACCTCGCCGTCCGCGGCGGCGATGGACGCCATCATGTAGAGCAGCCGCTCGCGCTCCTTCACGTCCGTCACCACCCGGTCGCCGTCGGTGTCGCCACGACCGCCCGCGTCCATGCCCACGGGCGGGGGCGCCATGGTGCCGCGCTCGGCCTGGCGCCGCTGCTGGTAGCGCTCCGCCTGCGCGGTGGACCGCCGCGCGTGGTGCACGTTCCAGGACTCGAAGGGGAGGGCGGACGCGAGCACCCAGTCCCGCTCGCCGTTGCCCAGCACCGTGCCGCAGAACTCGCAGGTGTTGGCCGCGCTGTTCGTCGTGGGCGCATTGCACTGCGGGCAGCGGTCCGTGGACATACCGGTGTCCGTGTTCGTCTTCGCGCCGTGGCGGCGCACCAGCGTGAAGACCCAGCGCTGCGGCACCGTGGGCAGGCTCGGCGGCTTCTCGTTCACGGGGCCGATCCCCATGCGGGCGCTCCAGCGGATCTCCACCTGGGCCTCGTCGAAGGACTCCGGGTGCACCTCCAGCGCTCTCACGTCCACCGCGCCCACGGCGCACTCCAGGAAGACGCGGCGGCGGCCCTGCTTCGCCAGCTGGCCCAGCTCCGCGTCCAGCTTGGTGAGGGCGTCCGCGTTGGCGACCTTGGACAGGCGCTGCGTCTCGTTGCGGCTCTGAGCGTCGATCCACTTCCAGAACAGGAGCGACGCGCGGTCCTCCAGCATCTCCAGGTTGAGCGCGGGGTCCGCCTCGCGCGCCTGCATCAGGCCGTCCACCTGCTTGTGGTGGCGCACGTGCTCCACGCCCTGGGTGATTTCAGAGAGCGTCCAGTCGTAGTTGCCGGAGTTCACCACCGCGTTGCAGAACTCGCAGGTGTTGGACGCGCCGCCCTTGTAGGGCGCGCCGCAGTTGGGGCACTTGCCCTGGAACAGGTCCTCGCCAATGCGCGTCTGCGCGCCCGGCTTGCGCACGAAGGTCCACACCTCCGTGAACGTCTCCGGGGCCACCTTGCTGGCGGCGGCCATGGCCTGCGCATCCGTCTGGTTCGCGGGCACGTCCGTGTCGCGGATGCTGGCGCGCACGCGCACGTGGATGCTGTCGTACCACTGCGTCTGGTGCAGGCCGATGAGCTGTACGTCCAGCACCTTCATGTCCGCGAGCGCGTCCCGCACGCCCTGCGCCTGCATCAGCGCCAGCTGCACGTTGAAGCGCTGCCACGTCGCGTCCGACAGGAAGGGGCGCACCGGCGTCATGTCCCGGCGGAACCACGACTTCTGCAATTCGATGAAGAGCCAGCGCACCTTCTCCAGCGTGGGCTCCAGCTCGAAGGACGGGTCCTTGAGCTTCAGCGCGTTCACCCAGCCCTGCACGTCGCGGCCGGACACCTCCGTGCGCGCCTCCGCCTCGCGCTGATCCAACGCGCGCCGGGTGGTGGCGTCCGGGTGCAGGTTGCGCTTGTAGAGCCAGTAGAGCCCGCCGCCGATGATGAGCAGGGGAATGGTCACCTTCGGATACAGGAAGAGGATCCGGAGGAGGTCGAAGATCAGCCAGAGGGGCAGGCCGTCCCCCCCACCGCCGCCCCCGCCCCGGTCGCGTCCGGAGGTGTAGTGCTCGCCGCCGCCGCCGCGCGCCAGGGCCACGAGGGGCAGGGCGAGCACGAGCAGGGTGGAGACGGTGAGCAGTCCGGGCAGCCACCGCCACGGGCGGTTCGTCGTTGGGCACGAAGACATGGGCGAAATCCTATCCGTTTACGGCTTGCCAGACTGGGGAACAGGTTTCAGGCTGCGCGCCATTCACGCGGGCCCACCGCGGCCTGTCACGGGGAGCGAAGATGCCTGAGTTCAAGGTCGACGCGCGCGGCGCCATCGAGATCTGGACCATCGACGGCGAGAGCCGCCGCAACGCCATCAGCCGCGCGATGCACCGGGAGCTGGACGCGCTCGTGGCCCGCGTGTCCTCCGGCCGCGCGGTGCGCGCCGTCATCCTCACCGGCGCGGGCGACAAGGCCTTCTGCGCGGGCGCGGACCTGAAGGAGCGCACCACCATGTCGGAGGACGAGGTGCGCGCCTTCCTCAACGGCCTGCGCGTCACCCTGCGCGCCATCGAGAAGAGCGACTGCGTCTTCATCGCCGCCATCAACGGCGCGGCCTTCGGCGGCGGCACGGAGCTGGCCCTGGCGTGCGACCTGCGCATCGCCTCGCCCGCCACGGAGATGGGCCTCACGGAGGTGAAGCTGGGCATCATCCCCGGCGGCGGCGGCACGCAGCGGCTCTCGCGGCTCATTGGCCCGGGGCGCGCCAAGGACCTCATCCTCAGCGCCCGGCGCGTGAACGCGGCGGAGGCCTTCAGCATCGGCCTGGTGAACCGGCTGGCCCCGGAAGGGCACCTGCTGGAGGTCGCCTTCCAACTGGCGGAGGCCGTCGTGGACAACGCCCCCGTGGCCGTGGCCACCGCGAAGCACGCCATCGACGAGGGCACCGGCCTGGAGCTGGATGACGCGCTGGCGCTGGAGCTCAAGAAGTACGAGGAGGTGCTCAAGACGGAGGACCGGCTGGAAGGGCTCCGCGCCTTCGCGGAGAAGCGTCCCCCTGTCTATAAAGGCCGCTAGGCCCTTCGAAAGCGACAGGGGCGGCAGGCCCGCGGTTGCCCGCGGACCGTGCTGCCCCTGCCTGCTTCCATCACATCAAGCTCAGGCGCTCGCGGTCTTCTCGCCGCCGATGTTCACGCCCTGCTTGTTGATGTAGCCCATCGCCTTGTCCTTGACGGTGGTGCGCAGCTCCGTGCCGCGGCTCGGGGCCATCAGCAGGGCCACGATGCTGCCCGCGGCGGCGCCCAGCAGGAACGCCCCCAGGCCGCCCATCCCCGAGCGCGCCGGCTTGTACGTCGTCAATCCCACATAGCGCAGCGCGTCGTCCGCGTCGAAGTTGTCCCAGGACTTACGGGCGACCTTGCCCGCCTTGTCCGCGTACTCGGGGAGCTGGTCGAGCAGTTGGTGCGCCAGGAACTGGCGGTACAGCTTGCTCTTGGCCAAAGCCTTCGCCTGCCACGTCGCCTTCTTCGCTCTGAACATGGGTCCCTCCTGGTCCGAAGTCCGGATGCCGTTCACGGGGCGGCCATGGCCCGCCTGGGTGCACACCCCCCGTGCGACATGAAGGTAGGCAGGGTGCCCCCCGGCGCCATCCCCCGAAGCGCTCTGTCGTAGCCCCTTGCGTCGTCCGCTGGACGGCACGGCTGGTGCTTCGGCTGGCAAGAAGGCAGCCAGGCCAGGGGATTCTTGGTATGGGACGGCGGCCATGTCCTCAGACCAGACACTGCTCGAGAAGATCGCCCAGGTGGAGAAGGGCGGCGCGCCCAAGTACCACGCGAAGAACGCGGAGACCGGCAAGCTCTTCGCGCGCGAACGCATCCGCCTGCTCGTGGACGCGGACTCCTTCGTGGAGGACGGCAAGCTCGCCAACAACCTGGACCCGGAGCTGCCCTCCGACGGCGTCATCACCGGCATGGGCCGCATCGATGGCCGCCCGGTGGCCATCATGGCCAACGACTCCACGGTGAAGGCCGGCAGCTGGGGCGCGCGCACGGTGGAGAAGATCCTCCGCATCCAGGAGACGGCGAGGGCGCAGCGCTGCCCCCTCTTGTACCTGGTGGACAGCGCGGGTGCGCGCATCACGGATCAGGTGGAGATGTTCCCCGGCCGCCGCGGCGCGGGCCGCATCTTCTACAACGAGGTCCACCTGTCGGGCTTCGTCCCGCAGATCTGCCTGCTCTTCGGCCCGTCCGCCGCGGGCGGCGCGTACATCCCCGCGTTCTGCGACCTGGTCATCATGGTGGAGGGCAACGCCTCCATGTACCTGGGCAGCCCGCGCATGGCGGAGATGGTCATCGGTGAGAAGGTCACGCTGGAGGAGATGGGCGGCGCGAAGATGCACTGCTCCGTGTCCGGCGTGGGCGACGTGCTGGTGAAGACGGAGCAGGACGCCATCGCCGCGGCGAAGCAGTACCTGGCCTTCTTCCCGGAGAACTTCGCCAAGGCCCCGCCCCAGGTGCCGGTGAAGGCCCCCAAGCACAGCGGCAAGCGCGTGGATGAGATCGTCCCGCCGGATCAGAACAAGCCGTTCGACATGCACGCCCTCATCACGGAGCTCATCGACGAGGGCAGCTGGTTCGAGGTGAAGAAGCTCTTCGCGCAGGAGCTGATCACCGGCCTCGCGCGCATTGGCGGCCGTCCGGTCGGCATCGTCGCGAACCAGCCCAAGTACAAGGGCGGCGTGCTCTTCGTGGACAGCGCGGACAAGGCGGCCCGGTTCATCTGGCTGTGTGACGCGTTCAACATCCCGCTGCTGTATCTGTCGGACGTGCCGGGCTTCATGATCGGCACCAAGGTGGAGCGCGCGGGCATCATCCGCGCGGGCGCGAAGATGATCTCCGCGGTGTCGGAGGCCAGCGTGCCGCGCATCTGTGTGGTGGTGCGCAAGGCGTACGGCGCCGGCCTCTACGCCATGAGCGGGCCTGGATTCGCCCCTGAGGCCACGCTGGCGCTGCCCCAGGCGATGATCGCCGTGATGGGCCCGGAGGCGGCGGTGAACGCCGTCTACTTCAACAAGATTCAAGAGCTGCCGGAGGCCGAGCGGCCGGCCTACGTCCAGAAGCTGCGCGACGAGTACAAGCAGGACGTGGACATCTACAAGCTGGCCAGCGAGCTCATCATCGACGCCGTGATTCCCGGCGACTCCCTGCGCGGGGAATTGCTCCAGCGTTATTCGCTTTATGCGGACCGGTTCCAGCCCCGTGCGGAGAAGAAGCACGGCGTCCACCCCGTCTGAAGTTTCCCCACCAGCACTCACGCTCTAGATTCCGCACCCGACCATGGACTTCGAACTTCCTGAAAGCCACCGCGCCCTCCAGGCCTCCCTCCGTGAATTCTGCGAACGCCGCGTGAAGCCGTACGCGCGCGAGTGGGACAAGGACGAGAAGTTCCCCATGGAGGTGGTGAAGGAGCTGGGCCAGTTGGGCGTGCTGGGCATGCTCGTCTCCGAGGAGTACGGCGGGGCGGCCATGGACTCGCTCGCCGTGGCGGTGGCCGTGGAGGAGATCGCCCGCTACGACGGCTCGCTCGCCCTCACGGTGGCCAGCCACAACGGCCTGGGCACCAGCCACGTGCGCGTCTTCGGCAACAAGGCGCAGCACCAGCGCTACCTGCCCAAGCTCGCCACCGGCGAGTACCTGGGCGCGTGGGGCCTCACCGAGCCGGGATCCGGCTCGGACGCGTCCGGCATGCGCACCACCGCCGTGAAGAAGGGCAACAAGTGGGTGCTCAACGGCGCGAAGATGTTCATCACCCAGGGCACGGTGGGTGACGTGTTCGTGGTGCTGGCGCTCACGTCGCCGGAGAAGCGCCAGAAGGGCATCACCGCCTTCGTGCTGGAGAAGGGCCTCCCCGGCTTCAGCCAGCGCTCCATCCACGGGAAGCTGGGCATGCGCTCGTCGGACACGGCGGAGCTCATCCTCGAGAACGTGGAGGTCGGTGACGACGCCATCGTGGGCGAGGTCGACCGCGGCTTCATCGACACGCTGAAGATCCTCGACAAGGGCCGCATCACCATCGGCGCACTGTCGGTGGGCCTGCTGCGCGGCGCGCTGGAGGAGTCGGTGGCGTACTCCAAGGACCGCACCGCGTTCGGCCAGCCCATCGGCGAGTTCCAGGGCCTGCGCTGGATGATGGCGGACATGAAGACGGAGCTGGAGGCGGCGCGCCTGCTGGTGCACCGCGCGGCGCGGCTCGCGGACGCGGGCCAGCCGTACTCGCAGGCCGCGTCCATGGCCAAGCTCTTCGCGTCGGAAGCGGCCATGCGCGGCTGCAACAAGGCGGTGCAGATCCACGGCGGCTACGGCTACACGCGCGAGTTCCCGGTGGAGCGCTACCTGCGTGACGCCAAGCTCTGTGAGATTGGCGAGGGCACGAGCGAAATCCAGCGCACCATCATCGCCCGCGAGACCTTCAAAGGGGCCTGATGGATACCGCTCGGCTGCGTGAGCTGGGGCTCCAGGTCCGTGAGGAGCCGTCCGGCGTCGAGGTGATGCTGGACCTGGAGGCCGCGTCCCTGGTGAACCCCATCACCAAGGACTTCATCACCGACATCACCTTCCAGGTGATGGGTGACCGGCTCATCCCCATCGCGCCGCCGACGGTGGTGGGCATGACGCCCATCCTGCTGTCCGCCATCGACGCGGCGGAGGAGATGCAGGCGCTCTTGCTGGACACCTTCAGCGACCACGTCTTCCACCTGCAGCGCCGCTCGGAAGAGCTCCAGTTGCTGGGCCTGTCCGCGGACGTGGATCCGCAGTCGCTGGAGCTGTCCACGTCCGTGAGCGAGGGCGCGCTCGCGGTGAAGCTGGTGGCGGACCGGCAGGGCAACTTCCGCATCGCGCAGGCCATCCGGGGCGGGGAGGAGCTGGCCACCGCCGCGGGGCACGTCATCGAGCTGTCGGAGTTCCGCGAGCGGGCCGCGCTGACGGGCTACCTGTCCGCGCTGCTCGGCGAGCCGATGCCGAAGGCCTCCCAGGCGCCGTCCGGCCCGGAGCCGGTGCGCTTCGTGGAGATTGTCGAGAAGTTCGGCCCGCAGGCGCTGGTGCCGCCGCGCAGCAGCCTGGAGCTGCTGGCGCAGCTCCAGGTGGAGGGCAAGGCCTACCGCTTCGCCGCCGCGCGCATCGCCGGGCGCACCTTCCGGGGCCTGCTGGCGGGCACCCAGGGCAAGGTGTGGGCGGGCCGCTTCGAACTGGATGAGTTCCCCGGCGTGGTGCGGATGGTGGCGGACCTGTTGAAGGTCGCTCCCGAGGCCGTGCGCCTCGTGGGCCCGGACGCCCCCCAGGAGTGAGCCGCGTGGAGAAGATGACCCTGGCGGAGCGGGTGCAGGCCCTGGAGGCGCGCCTGGGCGTGCAGTTCTCCAAGCGCGACCTGGCCCTGGAAGCGCTCACGCACAAGACGTACGTCAACGAGAACCGCGACCAGAACCTCAAGGACAACCAGCGCCTGGAGTTCCTGGGCGACGCCGTCGTGGACCTGGCCGTGAGCCACCGGCTGATGGACCGCTGCCCCGGCGTCCCCGAAGGCGAGCTCACCAAGATGCGCGCCCGCATCGTCCACGAGGAGGGCCTGGCCCGCGTGGCCCGGAGCCTGCGCCTGGGCGAGCTGCTGCTGCTGGGCCGGGGCGAGTCCCAGTCCGGCGGCCGCGACAAGAACTCGCTGCTCGCGGACGCGCTGGAGGCCGTGCTGGGCGCCGTCTACCTCAGCGGCGGCCTGGAGCCGGCGCTGGCGCTGGTGGACCGCTGCTTCGGGGAGCTGGTGGAGGAGGTGGCCTCCGGCGCCGGCCGCCTGGACTACAAGACGCTCCTCCAGGAGCTGTCCCACGAGAAGCTCAAGCTGTCGCCGCGCTACCGGGTGGTGTCGGAGACGGGCCCCGAGCACTCCAAGGTGTTCGAGGTGGAGGTGTGCATCGGGGAGGCGGTGTACGCCCGCGCCACCGGCCGGAACAAGAAGGAGGCCGAGCAGGCAGCCGCTCGCACCACGCTGGAGCGCCTGAAGGCGGAGGCCGCCGCGGAGCCCCCGGTCGTGGTGGCACCCGTCCCGGGAGGTCCTTCACCGGACGACCCTCCGGCGTGAAAGCCCTTGGAGGGGGAGGGGGGTGGGGGGTAGGGTCCGCGCCTTCCTGCCCTGGAGGCTGTCCCGTATGCACCGTCTTCTCGGTATCACCGTGGCGCTGGCCGCCTCCGCGGCCCTGGCCGCCGAGCCCGCCGCGGGCCCCTGGACGAAGAAGGTCCAGGCCGGCAAGGACCTCTACGCGACCCTGAAGACGAGCCAGGGCGTCATCACCGTGAAGCTCTTCTCCAAGGATGCGCCCAACACGGTGGCGAACTTCGTGGGTCTGGCCACGGGTGAGAAGACCTGGACCGACCCGAAGACGGGCGAGCCGGTGAAGGGCAAGCCGCTCTACGCGGGCACCGTGTTCCACCGCGTCATCCCGGGCTTCATGATTCAAGGCGGAGACCCCACCGGCACCGGCATGGGTGACCCGGGCTACCGCTTCGCGGACGAGTTCCAGAGCGGCCGCAGCTTCGACAAGCCGGGCCTCCTGGCCATGGCCAACGCCGGGCCCAACACCAACGGCAGCCAGTTCTTCATCACGACCAGCATGCCGATGCAGCTCACCGGCCGTCACACCATCTTCGGCGAGGTCGTCACGGGCTACGACGTGGTGGAGAAGATTGGCACCGTGCCGCGCAGCGCGCAGGACCGCCCGCAGACACCGGTGGTCCTGGAAACGATTACCCTGAGTGACAAGGCGCCGAAGAAGGCCCCTGCCGCCAAGCCGGCTCCCGCCACCAAGAGCGCCCCGCAATGAGCTTCATGGAGCAGGCCCGCGCGGGCACGGAGCTGTTCGGAACCTTCACCACGACGGAGGGGCGCATCGTCGTGCGTCTGTTCTCCAAGGACTCACCCCGGACGGTGGAGAACTTCGTGGGGCTGGCCACCGGGGAGAAGGACTGGACGGACCCGGTGACGTTCAAGGTGCAGCACGGCCGCCCGCTCTACGACGGGACGCTCTTCTTCCGCTGCATCAAGGACTTCATGATTCAGGGCGGGGACCCGACCAGCCGGGGAAACGGTGGCCCGGGCTTCCGTTTCGAGGATGAGTTCCAGAGTGGCCGGCGTTTCGACAGGAAGGGCCTGCTGGCCATGGGCAACACCGGCCCGAACACCAACGGCAGTCAGTTCTTCATCACCGCCGCGCCGCAGCCCCACCTGGACAACCGCTACACCATCTTTGGCGAGGTGGTGGAGGGCCAGGACGTGGTGGACCGCATCGCCAACGAGCTTCCCAAGGATTCAAGCGACCGCCCCCGCCGGGACGTGCGCATCCAGACGTTGACCATCTCCACGGCGCGGCCGTCGTAAGGGCCGTCCGCCGTTCATAGCTGTTCCCCCGGGGCCTTCCCGTGCAGCACGTCGGAAGGCCCACTGATCATCTCCGGAAGTATGGCCTCTCAGTCCCAGAAGAAGACCCCTCGCGCTGGCTTCGCCGCGCTCATCGGCCGGCCCAACGTGGGCAAGAGCACGCTGCTCAACGCGCTCACCGGCGAGAAGATCGCCATCGTCTCGCCCAAGCCGCAGACCACCCGCAACCGCATCCTGGGCGTGGTGACGCGCCCGGAAGGGCAGGTGGCGTTCATCGACACGCCCGGCATCCACCAGGCCAAGGGAGAGCTCAACCGCTACATGGTGGAGGCCGCCATCTCCGCGGCCGAGGAGGTGGACCTGGTCCTCTTCCTCATCGAGCCGCCCCAGGGCGAGACGCTGGACGTGACGCCGGGCAACCGCGCCATCCTCGAGCGGCTGCAGAAGGTGGGCAAGCCCACCTTCCTGGTCATCAACAAGATCGACTCCATCCCCAAGGCGAAGCTGCTGCCGCTCATCGCCCTCTACGGCCAGGAGTTCCCCTTCGCGGAGGTGGTGCCCATCTCCGCGCGGGAGAAGGACGGCGTGGAGCACCTGTTCCAGGTCGTGCTGGGCCACCTGCCGGAGGGCGAGCCCATCTTCGCGGAGGACATGCTCACGGATCAGCAGGAGCGCGTCCTCGTCGCCGAGTACATCCGCGAGCAGGTCCTGCGGCACTGCCGCCAGGAGATCCCTTACTCCACCGCGGTGCTGGTGGACGTGTTCGACGAGTCCGAGCGCGAGCCGCGCCCCGGCACGCCCCCCGGCCAGCTGGGCGGCCTCATCCGCATCGCGGCGTCCATCTACGTGGAGCGCGACAGCCAGAAGGCCATCCTGATTGGCAAGCAGGGGCAGATGCTGAAGCTCATCGGCACGGACGCGCGCAAGTCGGTGCAGCGCCTGCTGGGCGCGCACGTGTACCTGGACCTGCGCGTGCGCGTGGAGGCCCGCTGGAGCGAGCGCGCCGCCGGTTTGAGGAAGCTGGGTTACGAGTGATGTCGCCGCGGAAGTTTGTGCCGCTGACGTCGTTGCCTTCGAAGTCGTCGTCGCTGTCGAAAGAGATGCCATGAAGCCGCTGGTCGCCATTGTCGGTCGCCCCAACGTGGGCAAGAGCACGCTGTTCAACCGCCTGGTGGGCCGGCGCATCGCGCTCGTCGAGGACCAGCCCGGCGTCACCCGCGACCGGCACTACGCCGACGCGGAGTGGGAGGGCCGCGCCTTCACCCTCATCGACACGGGCGGCTTCGTCCCCGGTGAGAAGGACACGCTGCTCAAGCAGGTGCGCGAGCAGGCCCAGTTCGCGGTGGAGGAGTGCGACGTCATCGTCTTCGTGGTGGATGCCCGCGCGGGCATGACGACCGCGGACGAGGCCGTCGCCAACTACCTGCGCAAGGCGGGCAAGCCCGTCGTCGTCGCGGCCAACAAGCTGGACAACGAGTCCGGGCAGATGCAGTCGCTGGCCGGCGAGTTCTTCCGCCTGGGCCTGGGCGACGTGAACGCCATGTCCGCCGAGCACAACCTGGGCATGGGCAGCCTGATGGACTCCGTCGTGTCCAAGCTCCCGGAGAAGGTGGAGGGCGAGGACGCGGAGGCGCCGCCGGACGACGGGAAGATCCGCGTGGCCATCATCGGCCGGCCCAACGTGGGCAAGAGCACCCTGGTCAACGCCATCCTCAAGGAGAAGCGCGTCGTCACCAGCGAGGTCGCCGGCACCACGCGTGACCCCATCGACTCGGAAGTCACCTACAAGGGCAACGAGCTCATCCTCACGGACACCGCGGGCATCCGGCGCAAGAAGACCATCGCGCACCAGGTGGAGCAGTACTCCGTCATCGCGGCGCTGAAGGTGTTGGAGCGCAGCGACGTGGCGGTGCTGCTGATGGACGCCACGGAGCCGGCGGTGGATCAGGACGCCAAGCTGGCGGGCCTGTCCATGGACCGGGGCCGCGCGCTGGTCATCGTGGTGAACAAGTGGGACCTCATCGCGGAGGACAAGCGCCGCCAGGAGGCCTTCCGCGAGGACCTGAAAATCGCCCTGAAGTTCGTGGGCTACGCGCCGGTCATCTTCACGTCCGCCCTCCACGGCTCCAAGGTGGAGAAGGTGGTGGACGTGGCGGTGGAGCTGGCCAAGCAGTTCCGCTTCCGGGCGCCCACCCCGCAGCTCAACAAGCTGCTGGACTACATGGTGGACAACAACCCGGCGCCCATCGTGAAGGGCAAGCCGCTGCGCCTGTACTACATCGCCCAGGTGGCGGCGGCGCCGCCGACGTTCGCCCTCACGTGCAACGAGCCGCAGGGCGTGCCGGACATGTACAAGCGGTACATCACCAACCAGATCCGCAAGACGTTCGACCTGCGGGTCCCCATCCGCCTGCTCTTCCGCGAGCGTCCAGGCAAGGCCAAGCGCGAGGCGCGCAAGAAGCCGCACCTGGCGGGCAAGGGTGGCAAGGGTGGGAAGCGCGCGGGGCGCGACTGAGCGCGCTCGCGCGTTGACACTCCCAGCGGGCGCTCTTTACAGTGCGCCGCTTTCCCAGAGCGAAGAGCACCGTCGAGCCGGAGAGAGGTCCCTTCATCGTGGCCCAGCAGAAGACCGAGAAGATTCGCCAGCAGGAGCTTCGTCAGCCGGACGCCTTCCAGAAGGTGGGGGCGGACGCGCGTGACTGGCTGATGCAGCGCCAGAAGTTCCTCGCCATCGGCGCGGGCGTGCTGGTGCTGGGCGCGGTGGGTGTCGCCATCGCCAGCGAAGTGTCCAAGCGCGGCGAAGAGACGGCCTCCATGGCCCTGGGCCAGGCCCTCACCGTCCTGGACCGCCCCGTGACGGGCGTGGACCCGGCGGACCCCTCGTCCACGGAGCCCCCGTTCGCCTCCACGCAGGCCCGTGACGAGGAGGTCGTGAAGCAGTTGTCGGCCTTCCGCAAGGAGCACGAGGGCACGCGCTCGGCGACGACCGCCGCCCTGGCGCAGGCCAAGGCCGAGTTCCGGCTGGGCAAGTACGACGACGCCCTGGCGTCCCTGGACGTCTTCCTCAAGGGCGCCCCGGAGAACGACGCCCTGCGCGCGGGCGCCCTGGAAGGTCAGGGCTACGCCTACGAGGCCAAGGGTGACTACGC
This genomic stretch from Corallococcus macrosporus harbors:
- a CDS encoding TIM44-like domain-containing protein → MSSCPTTNRPWRWLPGLLTVSTLLVLALPLVALARGGGGEHYTSGRDRGGGGGGGDGLPLWLIFDLLRILFLYPKVTIPLLIIGGGLYWLYKRNLHPDATTRRALDQREAEARTEVSGRDVQGWVNALKLKDPSFELEPTLEKVRWLFIELQKSWFRRDMTPVRPFLSDATWQRFNVQLALMQAQGVRDALADMKVLDVQLIGLHQTQWYDSIHVRVRASIRDTDVPANQTDAQAMAAASKVAPETFTEVWTFVRKPGAQTRIGEDLFQGKCPNCGAPYKGGASNTCEFCNAVVNSGNYDWTLSEITQGVEHVRHHKQVDGLMQAREADPALNLEMLEDRASLLFWKWIDAQSRNETQRLSKVANADALTKLDAELGQLAKQGRRRVFLECAVGAVDVRALEVHPESFDEAQVEIRWSARMGIGPVNEKPPSLPTVPQRWVFTLVRRHGAKTNTDTGMSTDRCPQCNAPTTNSAANTCEFCGTVLGNGERDWVLASALPFESWNVHHARRSTAQAERYQQRRQAERGTMAPPPVGMDAGGRGDTDGDRVVTDVKERERLLYMMASIAAADGEVSSAERRLLKLCAERWSVSWANVEMALNAGPQLFERLVPRGSPEAEVFLRHIVDMALVDGRIDRKERRMLQIAAQHLGLEEQLTAMLGDR
- a CDS encoding enoyl-CoA hydratase-related protein, whose translation is MPEFKVDARGAIEIWTIDGESRRNAISRAMHRELDALVARVSSGRAVRAVILTGAGDKAFCAGADLKERTTMSEDEVRAFLNGLRVTLRAIEKSDCVFIAAINGAAFGGGTELALACDLRIASPATEMGLTEVKLGIIPGGGGTQRLSRLIGPGRAKDLILSARRVNAAEAFSIGLVNRLAPEGHLLEVAFQLAEAVVDNAPVAVATAKHAIDEGTGLELDDALALELKKYEEVLKTEDRLEGLRAFAEKRPPVYKGR
- a CDS encoding YtxH domain-containing protein — protein: MFRAKKATWQAKALAKSKLYRQFLAHQLLDQLPEYADKAGKVARKSWDNFDADDALRYVGLTTYKPARSGMGGLGAFLLGAAAGSIVALLMAPSRGTELRTTVKDKAMGYINKQGVNIGGEKTASA
- a CDS encoding acyl-CoA carboxylase subunit beta, yielding MSSDQTLLEKIAQVEKGGAPKYHAKNAETGKLFARERIRLLVDADSFVEDGKLANNLDPELPSDGVITGMGRIDGRPVAIMANDSTVKAGSWGARTVEKILRIQETARAQRCPLLYLVDSAGARITDQVEMFPGRRGAGRIFYNEVHLSGFVPQICLLFGPSAAGGAYIPAFCDLVIMVEGNASMYLGSPRMAEMVIGEKVTLEEMGGAKMHCSVSGVGDVLVKTEQDAIAAAKQYLAFFPENFAKAPPQVPVKAPKHSGKRVDEIVPPDQNKPFDMHALITELIDEGSWFEVKKLFAQELITGLARIGGRPVGIVANQPKYKGGVLFVDSADKAARFIWLCDAFNIPLLYLSDVPGFMIGTKVERAGIIRAGAKMISAVSEASVPRICVVVRKAYGAGLYAMSGPGFAPEATLALPQAMIAVMGPEAAVNAVYFNKIQELPEAERPAYVQKLRDEYKQDVDIYKLASELIIDAVIPGDSLRGELLQRYSLYADRFQPRAEKKHGVHPV
- a CDS encoding acyl-CoA dehydrogenase family protein: MDFELPESHRALQASLREFCERRVKPYAREWDKDEKFPMEVVKELGQLGVLGMLVSEEYGGAAMDSLAVAVAVEEIARYDGSLALTVASHNGLGTSHVRVFGNKAQHQRYLPKLATGEYLGAWGLTEPGSGSDASGMRTTAVKKGNKWVLNGAKMFITQGTVGDVFVVLALTSPEKRQKGITAFVLEKGLPGFSQRSIHGKLGMRSSDTAELILENVEVGDDAIVGEVDRGFIDTLKILDKGRITIGALSVGLLRGALEESVAYSKDRTAFGQPIGEFQGLRWMMADMKTELEAARLLVHRAARLADAGQPYSQAASMAKLFASEAAMRGCNKAVQIHGGYGYTREFPVERYLRDAKLCEIGEGTSEIQRTIIARETFKGA
- the rnc gene encoding ribonuclease III, producing MTLAERVQALEARLGVQFSKRDLALEALTHKTYVNENRDQNLKDNQRLEFLGDAVVDLAVSHRLMDRCPGVPEGELTKMRARIVHEEGLARVARSLRLGELLLLGRGESQSGGRDKNSLLADALEAVLGAVYLSGGLEPALALVDRCFGELVEEVASGAGRLDYKTLLQELSHEKLKLSPRYRVVSETGPEHSKVFEVEVCIGEAVYARATGRNKKEAEQAAARTTLERLKAEAAAEPPVVVAPVPGGPSPDDPPA
- a CDS encoding peptidylprolyl isomerase, with translation MHRLLGITVALAASAALAAEPAAGPWTKKVQAGKDLYATLKTSQGVITVKLFSKDAPNTVANFVGLATGEKTWTDPKTGEPVKGKPLYAGTVFHRVIPGFMIQGGDPTGTGMGDPGYRFADEFQSGRSFDKPGLLAMANAGPNTNGSQFFITTSMPMQLTGRHTIFGEVVTGYDVVEKIGTVPRSAQDRPQTPVVLETITLSDKAPKKAPAAKPAPATKSAPQ
- a CDS encoding peptidylprolyl isomerase is translated as MSFMEQARAGTELFGTFTTTEGRIVVRLFSKDSPRTVENFVGLATGEKDWTDPVTFKVQHGRPLYDGTLFFRCIKDFMIQGGDPTSRGNGGPGFRFEDEFQSGRRFDRKGLLAMGNTGPNTNGSQFFITAAPQPHLDNRYTIFGEVVEGQDVVDRIANELPKDSSDRPRRDVRIQTLTISTARPS
- the era gene encoding GTPase Era: MASQSQKKTPRAGFAALIGRPNVGKSTLLNALTGEKIAIVSPKPQTTRNRILGVVTRPEGQVAFIDTPGIHQAKGELNRYMVEAAISAAEEVDLVLFLIEPPQGETLDVTPGNRAILERLQKVGKPTFLVINKIDSIPKAKLLPLIALYGQEFPFAEVVPISAREKDGVEHLFQVVLGHLPEGEPIFAEDMLTDQQERVLVAEYIREQVLRHCRQEIPYSTAVLVDVFDESEREPRPGTPPGQLGGLIRIAASIYVERDSQKAILIGKQGQMLKLIGTDARKSVQRLLGAHVYLDLRVRVEARWSERAAGLRKLGYE